From Cydia strobilella chromosome 3, ilCydStro3.1, whole genome shotgun sequence:
ACTGGTAACCTGGACAGTGCGTCAGCTCCATTTTTGTCCGTAGGCACGTATTCTATGTCATACTGGTAACCAGATAAAATTACCGCCCATCTTTGTAGTCTGCTCGCGGCCATCGATGGAATACCTCCCTTATCTCCGAAAATTGATACCAACGGCTTATGATCGGTCCTTAGCAAAAACCTTCGGCCGTACAGGTACTgatggaatttttttataccaaacaCAATTCCCAAGGCTTCTCTTTGAATCTGAGAATAATTTACCTCCGCCGCATTGAGCACTCTGGACGCGTACGCAACAGGCCTTTCCGTTCCATCTGGCATCTGGTGCGAAATCACAGCGCCCACGCCGCTCGAACTCGCATCCGTAGTTAGACATAAGGGAAGTTCAGGGTCATAGTGCGCCAACACCGAACTGGAAACCAAACAACGCTTGATGGCATTAAACGCTTCCGAACATTCCTTGGTCCAAATAAACGAAGCCCCCTTCCTTAATAATTTGTACAATGGTGTTAAAgtcatacttatatttttaacaaatttccCATAGTACATAATCATTCCTATGAATGAGCGAAGCTCGGTTAAATTAGCCGGTATCGCCATGTCCTTTATGACTTTTATCTTTTCCGGACACGTGTGAACCCCTTGTTTACTAATACGAAACCCTAAATACGTCACCGACTCCGCGAAGAAAGAGCATTTTTCTTTCTTTACTTTCAACCCAAATTTCTCGAGGCGTCCTAGCACTTGATGTAATGTACGCAAATGATCCTCCCTGTCTACTCCCGTTATAATTACGTCATCAAGGAAAACACCTACTCGCGGTAAGTCTGCAAAAAGTTGTTCTAGTTTCCTTTGAAATATCCCCGGACTCGATGAAAGCCCATAGATCAgcctattatacatatacaagcCTTTATGTGTGTTGATCACGGTATAAGGTTTGGATGCCTCGTCCAACTCGAATTGTGCATATGCTTGAGACAAATCAATTTTTGAAAACGTTTCCCCCCCGTGTAACTTGACCAGCAGGTCTTCAACCCTAGGCAAGGGAAAACGGTCAATTTCTAAGCATCTGTTCAGTGTTAATTTATAATCGCCACATATGCGAATACCTCCATCACGCTTCACTACCGGTACTATCGGCGTGGCCCAGTCTGACGTTTCGACCGGCGTGATAATGCCGTCCCGCTGCAGCTGGTCCAGCGCGCGCTCCACCGGCGCGCGCAGCGCGTACGCCAGCGGCCGCGCGCGCATGTACACCGGCGCGGCGCCCGAGCGCACGCGCAGCGCCACCGTGCCGCCCGTGTACCGCCCGAGCCCGTCCGCGAATACATCCTTATACCTAGAAATCAATGAATCCATAGTAAGTTCCAATTTGGTATCGATCTTATTACAACTAAACTGGTCCAGACCCATTGTCAATTCGTAAAGCCATTGTCTTCCTAACAATGGGTTTTTGCCCCCTTCTATAACAAATAAATCTAAAGTTATctctttgtttttatatttaactatCGGTGTAATTTTACCGAATGGGCGAAAACCTCCTCCCGCGTAAAAGTTGAGTAATACATTAGATgttaaaataggtaaatttttaaataatttttgatagCAATCTAGACTTATACATGAAATAGCACTACCGGTGTCAACTTCCATTTCCAAACATATACCGTTAACGTCCAACGTCATTATAAACGGCTTATAACGACTTAAACTGCCTACAGATAAAGCGTTAAATGGTACCTCGTTCAATAACTCCTCCTCATCATCTTCATTCGCGCCCAACGCATGTACTCTCGCTCCGGTTTGTAGTCGGGGACACACCTTCTTCAAATGTCCTTGTTGCATGCATACGCGACAAGAATACATGCGGAATTTGCAAGTTGCCGCGTCATGACTGCCGCCACAAACACGACACTGGCCCTGATCGCGACCGCGCTGCGCTTCTGCCGCTCCCGCTCCGGGCGCCGGTCTCGCCTGCGCGCGTCCGCCCCATGCCTGCGACGCCGCCTTGCTGCGCCCCGCTGCCTGGTTTGCCCCGTTAGCCCTCCAGGTCCCCGACGAGCCCTGCGTTCTGGCCCCGCTTGCCGATGCGTAAAGCACTTCCACGACCTCTTTACTAGTGCCGCGCGTCTTACTATCGACAGCCGCCGCGTCTTTCTCTGCTGCCTCCATGGCAACCGCTAGCTTCCAGGCCTTGGCGAATGACAACTCGTCTTCTACGAACAACCTCTGCCTAATAGTATCGTCCGCTATGCCGCACACGAATTGATCCCGCAGATTATTTTCCAGTTCCGTCTTAAAATCACAATATTTAGTCAACTTCTTTAAATCCGCGACATAAACTGCCAACGACTcgtcttttttttgtattcgttGACGAAATTTGTAACGTTCCGCCATTATGCTCCTTTTAGGTTGTAAATGATTAGTCATCAGCTCTTTTAGCGCTTCAAAGTTCTTTGTTGACGGTTTGTCCGGCGTACACAATGTCACTAGTAACTCGTAACTTGCACTGCCCATCACTGTAATTAACGTAGGGACTTTCAATGTCTCCGTTACGGAATTCACTATGAAATATTGTTCTAACCTATCCACATACAACGCCCAATCGTCCGTGTTAGGATCAAACGGTTGCAACTTTCCAATCGACATTATAACACTGTCTTTTCACTGCCGCACGCTTAATTGTCCGAATTCGTCGCCAAATGAGATATATAGGAGCCAGGAACACTGGGATAGCTAATTAAAAAGGTCAATGCACGTCTGTTCGTATTCAAAGATATATTCGAAGACAAGTTACAACTACCACCAAATTATGACAtcgaattatttataaaaatcttaacctacccGCGAGTTGACTGACCGAGCGATCAGTTGTGATACGTGTCTATGTATGTACCTGCGGTACTATACATGTACATATATcacagtaataaaattgtaaaaaaaaaaatatgtaatcttgtgttgtcttgttatgattgttattgtaattgtacctatttgatttcaaattctaaattgaaaattgtgcttgttattttccaaattctaaattatgcttgttatatttttaatcgtgctcgtggaatattactggatgttattgttaaattcaacttactacttattcaaaatacctaataattgtacttttttttcggagcaaaggaattttgtattaactataagtggaaactcttttggcctatgttctaactatatcttttaccctattgtattattatgtgctgtatgtttcccaaataaataaattataaattataaataacttaaCCTAAAAGAACATTTCATAGAACAATTAGACTTTAACAGATACTTTTAAACGTGAACTGTAGAAATATATCTCTACTAGCTTTTGCTTCTGCGTCGAGTTAgttaatttgggtagcttattttttatccaatctgctttttatcgattccctatacaaatttccaccccctcccccctttatacccccttaaaggatgacttctggaataaaaactaccctatgtccttccccgggactcaaactatctatatacgaaatttcaactaaatcggttcagcgggttaagcatgaagaggtaacagaaagACAGACGCACAATATTAGTGTAGATTTGGAAGAGTTTTCCAGGttagcagatacttttggcgctttGTTTCGTCAATTGCTATTGTTGCTAACTGTagacgtattttttattttttattttattgcctaACCAAAGTACCTACACGAATTGCCAGCTCCTGATTAGGGTTGGCTGAAGAAAGCAGATAGATTAACTCGCTGGAGTGGAAAATTGAACCTCTAATTCTATAATTAGAGTCGGGCTTTATCGAATCATTTGTTTGGTCTGTCTCACCATGAGAAAATCGGATATTTATACGATTGTGTGACTTACCGCTGCATGTGACTTCATCAGCATGGAATGATGATGAAGATTGATAAAAATTATCCAAtgtccggtgttgcaggcgtccataggctacggtaactgcttaccatcaggcgggccgtatgcttgattgccaccgacgtggtataaaatgtCCTACCTTAGGCATCAAATTATCTCTATATGTATAGACTAAATTCATCTAAGaccgcttccccacttggcggcgcggtatcggtgcagtacgcagtatttATTCCTGATTGGCGCGGAGACGCGGGCgcgccaatcaggaagaaaGGTCGCGGGCGCGCCAATCAGCGGTTTaaggtaacaaacagacagacagactcgtatctataatattagttatttatttacatggtCAACAGCATCTCAATCTTATTGACAGATTTCCGAGACCGGTATCGGATCAGAATCAGGGCCAAATATATTAATCCGGTTCTGGGTTCAGATACTTCAGATGTGTTTGCTATCCAAAGGGGACGTTAACTCGAGGTCGATTCAGGTtgaacaatttgttacggttttgatatgaccttgaagGTCGCACACGCTGTTTGGTGCatgaaaaattgaaatttgaattttgaaattgaaatatttattgcagaccgCGGTCGATAGtgtgttagtataggtacaattaatatttacatgtaaCATAGTTATTTAAATTACGAAATGCATTggaagtcgtgcgtgagatgcgcacacgtcaccaagacgatcgtcaaggtcgtatcgaaTGCacaatacgtttgtatggagaaccgagaaGTCAGAAACGGCCTCACGGAATCCTGTGAGCGTATATAATCCATACTATGGGGGGAGGGGGAGTAGGTACGCCCAGGTATGCGACGCTGGGCTATTGGCCAACTCCTCAAGTCCATCATACACGTCCCAGTCGTCCCCCCCGGGCAATGCTAGTGGTCGTACGGGCGTCGCTATGTTTACCAACATACCCCGGACCACTAGTAGCAGAGTATGAGGGCCTCGCCTGGTGTGGGCCACGCCAAGAGATGTGGCATCCCCACCCGCCAGGTGTTCCTTTTTCCTGAAGCGGGATTTGCATTGCGGGATTGGTGGCGTGGGATTAGTGTAGTGGCGGTGGTTTTTGCCAACGGTTGCACGTGTGATTTTGATTCCTTCATAATGCATGCATTTCGTAATTAATGCATGCATTGCGAAGGGTGTTTGGGCTGCGCGTGGGATTGTTGGTGGAACTCCTGCCGCGGCATTGGTTTCGCGCCGCTGGtctcgtaatgtaaatcccgctttacCCTAGATTTCCTGTCTTAAGccgggttcacatttgtctgacgtgtcgtgttgtgttgtgtcgtggcGCGTATCGGTCTCGTGCATTTGGTGTGGTTGCGTTCgcatttgtctgatgcacgctgcgtcGGACAGATGTGGGCGCGATCGCGTTTGGGTGTGTGGGGCCGGTGTGcgccgcggcgcggcgcggcgcggcgcggaggaCAGGTGTGAACCAGGCTTTAAATCCCATGCTCCAAAAAGTCATTTCCTGTCATCTCCTGTCAAAATTTCCCGTGTCACTTCTCCTTACACTTCCCCTAACCCCCCTTTAACCCCTTCCTGGAGGAGACAACCTCGACTCAAAAACCCTAATCCAAGGTGTAACTCATCGTGCCGATGGATGCATGGCTGAGAGGGCGCTCAGTCGCGAACGATAGGCCTCGGGTACCGGGCGAAACCCGTTGTATATAGCCTTGTCTACGCAAGCGGGGCTCTGCGTAGTACTGACCCTTATATCCCTAGCTACTCGTGGGAACTATATGGAgagcaacaaaataaaatcttttaaaaaaaaacaaacaaaacgaaCGACCTCCTTAGATGAGACGGCAAATGCTGAAGCACTAAGGGGGGCGAAACTAACAGAGAGTGGGAAGGCCGAGAAGGAGCCATCGAAGCTGGAGAGGCCACTGAAAGCCGGGGTACCTATCGGAACCCCGGCCCAGGTGACTAAGCCAGAGACGATGGAACTTTCAACAGCTGGACCCTCGACGGAAAAAACGATGGCGGCGGAGAGTGGGACGACATCTGTTGAACCCTCAAAGCAGGTCATAGATCCCGGCTGGGAGATCAGGTGCAAACCAAGAGGGAAGCCTGCCCAGACCGAAGAAGACGCACCTATGCGGAAAAAACTTTCGCAGAGGAAGAGGCAGCGGCTCCAAAAGCGAAGAGAAGCAGAAAGCCGCCCCTCTGGAGACAAACAGGAGGTTGACGCCCCGGAAGGACGGGCCGAAGGAGCGACGACCCCTGCGGAACAAACCCAGGCTAAGAACAAACCAGAAGGGAAAGCCAAGAGGGCACGCCTGGACGAAACCATATCCCCAAGAGGCGACCACAAAAAACAGCGGACGGACGCCTCGGGCAACAAAGAACCACCCTCCTCCTATGCGGCGGCAGCAGCGACAGACCTGACGGTGGCGATCACCAACGATCGCACGGGCAGACTGACGCAGCAAGACGCAGCAGATGTGGAGAAGAAGATCGGGGATGCCATCTTCCAGGCAGCCATAGAAACCGATCTGGACACCGTAGCGGAGGCCCCAGCGTTCTCAGGTAGACCCAGTTTAGTGGATGGGTACCTGAAGCTGTGGTGCCAGGACGCGAACACCAAGGCGTGGCTGATGAAATGGTTGGAGTCGGCCACCCTTCAGAACGGAGACCGTCTCGTTGGGAAGAGGGAGGACGAGATGGTCCGGAACACAAGGTGCGGTATTCTGATCCCGTCCCTGGAAGACAACCTCACCAAGGTAGGAAGGGTCCTCAACTTCCAGAACCCGTGGGCCATGGTGAGGAAGTGGACACTACACCAGGCGATCCCCCTTAAGAAAAGGGCCTGTACCCTACTCCTGGTGGGAATACCTGAAGACGTTGTCCCTACAGTGATGGAAAAGGGAAGGAGACTGAACTACCTATGTGGGACAGTCTACATTCGTTTCCAACACAGCGGAGGACGCTTCAGAGATTCCCCACCAGAGAAGAACGCAACAGAGGCGAACACAGACGGAGGGGAGGACAAACCCGCAGAAAACGCAACATCATCACCAAAGAATACCCCCTCTGCCATGGACACCGATGTCGCAAACGAACACACCTCAGACATAGAGGAAGGCATTTTGCTGGACTCGGAGGATGAGGATGGACTACCGAAGGGGATCAGTCTCCTGGACCTAAAGGGAAGGGCGGAAGGGACACCCCCCGATGGCGCCTTCCCACTGTAAGGTCCTTCAGGTTAACCTCCAGCACAGCGAATCTGCAACGGCTCAACTTCGAAGATGGCTGGAGGTTAACCCAACATCCATAGCCCTGATTCAAGAGCCGTGGATCAGGAACACACGCATAAACGGCCTTTGTAACACCGGAGgtaatttagtttataatacACATTACAAACCAAGATCCTGTATATACATATCCCGTAACATAATGGCACAACCACTAACTCAATTCTGTTCCAGAGACGTGTGTGCCATAAAACTCCTCAGAACACAAAACTCAAGTCTACCGGAGATAGTCCTGGCGTCCACCTACATGGCGGCGGAGGACGAACCACCTCCAGTGGAGATGAACAACCTCATACGCTACTGCGAACGAGAAAGGCTCGAGCTGGTCATATCTGCAGACTGCAACGGCCATCACAACCTATGGGGAATGGAAACCAACAACAAAAGAGGTAACGATATTGTTGAATACCTTATGTCAACTAACCTAGATATATTAAACACAGGATCCAAACCAACCTTTGTCACTCGTAGATGCAATACTATAATTGACATTACTCTAAGCACAGGACTGGCAGCTCAACACATATCCAACTGGCACGTGTCGGATGAGCTATCCTGCTCCGACCACAGATGGATTCGGTACGACCTGACAGCCGACACACACACTACCACAACTAGAAGAAACCCGAGACGCACGGACATACCGGCGTACAAGGAACTTCTGGAAGGTAAACTAGacaataacacacacacagacagacctaGCAATACAAAGGAGTTGGAGGAACAGGTAAACTTACTTATTAATAACATTACCGATAGCTACGAAAACACATGTCCACTATCGACCTTATCAGCTAGAGGAAAAAGCAGTAACAACAACAGCTGGTGGGGACCGGAGTTGGACCGAATGAGAACAAAAATGAGAAGGTTACTTAACAGAGCAATGAACACAAGAGCTGAAGAGGACTGGGATAAGTACAAAACAGCTAAAACAGACTATAAGAAAAGGCTAAGATACAGAAAATCAGCCACATGGCGGAATTTCTGCGACAACATATCCAATGTAACACAGGCAAACAGAACAAGGAAAATCCTTGCAGACCAACCAAGGCAACTACTGGGCACCCTGAGGAGACAGGATAATAGCACCACCAGCAGCCCAGCGGAGACAGAAAGGCTACTGGTTGAGACCCACTTCCCAGGATGCAAGGTAGTAAATGAGCAAGACCCAGAACAACATACAATGAACTACAATCCAACTGAAAGAGAATGGAAGACAGCAGAACGCATAACAGAACATAGCAAAACGACCTGGGCGGTAAATAGTTTCGATAACTTTAAATCGCCGGGAACGGACGGAATCTACCCAGCCCTACTAAAGTGGGGAGGACatacattaataaaacatttatccaatCTACTGTGCAGCTGTATAGCCTTTAGATATATACCACAGAAATGGAGGGAAGTGAAAGTGATTTTCCTACCAAAACCAGGAAAAACCGATTATTCAGATCCTAAGTCTTTCAGACCAATCAGCCTTACGTCCTTCATGCTAAAAACACTAGAAAGACTATGTGACAGAGAGCTGAAGGACACGGCtctaaaaaacatagaaattcaTCCAAACCAACACGCCTACAGTCAAGGTAAATCAACTGACTCAGCTCTCCACGCTGTAGTAAGCAACATAGAGAATGCGTTGGCGAGGAAAAACTCCTGTCTAGGCACCTTCATCGACATAGAGGGAGCCTTTGACAAGACCAATTTCAGCAGCATTCAACAAGCATTACATAGACATGGAACCAACCCGCTCATAATCGAATGGATAATGAACATGCTAAGACAGAGAATAATAAGACTAACAGAAAATCAAAATCACCAGGCACTAGTCATGAGAGGATGCCCCCAGGGAGGAGTACTCTCACCATTGCTTTGGAACCTGGTTGTAAacgatttgataacaaaactaaacaacaaacattttatgaccatagggtacgcagatgacttagtaatactaatcagcggcctagtaataaacacactgtgcgatctcacacagacagcactgaagatagtagagaaatggtgcaaggagaatgacctatcggtaaacccaaaaaagaccgacacaattctcttcacccataaacgaaaactgggtacatacgaaatgccaacactttttggcacaaaactgacactttcaaaggatgtaaagtacctaggcataatcctggacgataaactgaactggaacaaacacctggacaacaaactgaacaaagcaacagtagccttttggcaatgccggaggatggtaggcaaaagatggggacttgcccctcacattatactatggctgtacaaaatggtaataatgccaatgatcagctacggcgcggttgtatggtggccccgcacccagctaaccacagtaatagacaaactaaataaaacacaaagactagcatgtgtggctgcaacgggctgcatgagaactactccgactgcagctctagaaataatgctaggactcctgccactacacatgtacatacagaaagaagcggctgccacagctcttcgtttgaagaatctaaacctatggacatctttcagctcatcgcacaagaagatctatgaaaatacgatctcaaaaatgcccatgctggaagcgcctatcgacaaaataccaaaaactatgatcttctggaaagattacgccatatccttaacagaagatccgaaagaaggactaaaccaaacaaacctaagaatattcacagatggctcaaaaacaaacgaagggacaggatgtggtgtcttctcagaggacctgaacattcacatcacaaaaccccttggtgaacacaatacggtattccaagctgaatgtgtaggaataatagaagcttgcaatgctattacaagacgacaagtgaaacacgaaaccatactaatactgtcagacagtaaatcggtactacaagcgctatgcagcgacaaacttacctcagagcttatacttgaatgccatcggagcctcactgaagtgagcaaagaaggcaacaaagtaagagtacaatggataaaggggcatagtggatcaagaggaaacgatgcagcggatgaactggccaggaaaggttcagaaacaccggcatatggacccgagccaattatgcctctaccaatatcctacatacacaaccagctagaacaacatcacagacaactgcacaacaagtactggaatgaaatgaagacatgcaggcaaaccaaagaaattctaccggaactgaaccacaaacttaccaaaatattactgaaaacaccaagaagccaactacgtaaaatagtaggattaataacaggacataacacactaaacaaacacctacatattatgggtaaaacggacagccccatgtgcagagcgtgcatggcagaagaagaaacaacaaaacatattctcctagactgtaaacaggtagaagtatataggagcaaatacctaggaaatccatgcacactaaaggaagctactagcaacctgaagaccttgctaggcttcgtggaggagctggggtggttagagtagcgctacctcgtttcacgcaaaataggcacattggatgtcgagttgcggaaaatgcccagcaaaactaactaactaactaactaactaatccatactataatagtataaatgcgaaagtctgtctgtctgtctgtctttctgtctgtgtgttcgctcttcacgcttaaaccgctgaaccgatttagatgaaattcggCATAGAGATAAGTTCAGTCCCTGAGAagggcataggatagttttcattccgaaaatcatcccttaagaaagtaaatagcggggtggaattgagataattaacgaagtgcctgctaatttgtgtgcataatatgctccaatttagattgctatgagaattttacCAGATGCTATACTtattagctgctgttactaagtccgcgcagacgaagtcgcgggcaaaagctagtatatattAATTCGTCGACAGTTTTATTTACTGTCGGCCCGttataatcaaattatttatgagTGAATAACTTCAGTTAAAGTTAGTATAGTTCGACCGAATTAACCCCAATTTGCGGGCGTGCCGGActgaaatataaaatgtatgttgtTTATTCAGTTCGGTGTGCCACTCGTGTTTTAACATACTCTGTATGTTTTAGTGGCCATTGGAGCGTTGTTCGGCCAACGGAACAGCTTGCGGTGTAgagttacttaattaaaaactacaaaccgttaaaattaaaataggtacgcataaaacattaaataaaataaaacaacatcaacattatattacatataactAGGAAACTGACTATTACAAgactatttaagttattttttctgCCCCGTTTGTCACATCCTGAAAATATATTGAATGTTATACGCACAAAGACATCTGGGGAGATGTTTTGTGTTccataatacaataataatagacAGTATGAAAGGCATATAACTTTCTCCGTGATCTATCTTACCCTCCACTGCTCTTCGTCACTCTGACAATAAAATACACCgccttacggcccggccacgacattgcacgaccggcggcggcggcaactataggtgggaacgaaaggttcgaccgctgtgtctcgctccaacctatggttgtcgccgaCGCTGCCGCCAGTCGCGCAACGTCTTGGCCGAGCCGCCGAGCCATGAGCTATAATGAGGCAATCAGCGATGAGCGAGTTATTTCTTTACGAACAAGTACGTTTCCTCTTGGAAAAATCCtcgatatatgtgacgttttcaacaaaaaggtaccacattgtcgcttgtcgataaggtatATTTCTAACTGAACCTATATGGAAATATAGCTAGTGATCATCTTTATTAGGGAACTATTACGAGTGTTaatttagattccatcaactggTGCTGCTTCTGCGTGcatcccatgacacgggcaagggcagcattcGCTCGTTGTACCCCTTACAAAGGTGTCAAAAGGGCAtttacgtgttggcttcggctacGCGCTTGCCTCCCAAATGACCGGAGCACCATCGTTCCATGATCGGTAAAGACTAAGATAATCTAAATTCACTAAATTTACGGTGACACAGGTAGTTACTAACAGCTAAGCAATTAGAAACGTCCATAATTATTACGTCAGTTCGCACCTCACAAGAGCCGCCTTTGAGGCACGAATTTACGAGTATAATGACAATTACGTATAAATTACGCTTTAttgcgtccataggctacggtgactgctaaccatcaggcgggccgtatgattgtttgccaccgtcgtggtataaaaaaaaattataaacaggTGGCTTTTTGGCAGGCTTCCAAGCGAGCACTTCCACACGGGGCCTGAAGTGAGTTTAtaccattattatttatatttttttcgagTTTATTTTGCTGGCTACGGTTGATAAGTtgatggtgtttttttaatttctagtaGAATGCAACTGGGTTTGagttaaattttactttttaaacaCTCAACATCGTAGGCAGCAATAGAGTTAAGCAATTCGCTAATCGGTTGACATTTtgacttaatatttattattgtaaagggataaaacataaataaccaAATTGAGGCTTGTGATTTATCAATACAATTATTGTACATTGAATTTTGTAAATACAAGCCACACTGTCGATGAGATTTAATCGAATTCGAGTTATTCAACACCACATAGCCTACAAATTAACATGAAAGAGCGAGCTTTTAAAACggaataaatccatactaatattataaatgcgaaagtctgtctgtctgtctgtctgtgtgttccctcttcacgcttaaaccgctgaatcgatttagatgaaatttggcatagagataggttgagtccctgagaaggacataggatagtttttatcccgaaaatcatcccttaagaaagtaaaaagcggggtggaattgagataattaatgaagtgtctgctaatttgtgtgcataatatgctcaaattgaataattgctataagactttctccaggcgctattcttactttagctggggttactatgtccacgcagacaaagtcgcgggcaaaagctagttttataataaaacaaaagattaacaatgtatttattcACAGGGCTCACCTTTCAACCTTTTAAAATCCAATTTGATTTGACACAAAGTCAAATCATCAAGATCTAATAATTTTGGAATGCGACTGTCGCGCGGTAAGCGGTGATAATGTAACA
This genomic window contains:
- the LOC134755605 gene encoding uncharacterized protein LOC134755605, with protein sequence MESNKIKSFKKKQTKRTTSLDETANAEALRGAKLTESGKAEKEPSKLERPLKAGVPIGTPAQVTKPETMELSTAGPSTEKTMAAESGTTSVEPSKQVIDPGWEIRCKPRGKPAQTEEDAPMRKKLSQRKRQRLQKRREAESRPSGDKQEVDAPEGRAEGATTPAEQTQAKNKPEGKAKRARLDETISPRGDHKKQRTDASGNKEPPSSYAAAAATDLTVAITNDRTGRLTQQDAADVEKKIGDAIFQAAIETDLDTVAEAPAFSGRPSLVDGYLKLWCQDANTKAWLMKWLESATLQNGDRLVGKREDEMVRNTRCGILIPSLEDNLTKVGRVLNFQNPWAMVRKWTLHQAIPLKKRACTLLLVGIPEDVVPTVMEKGRRLNYLCGTVYIRFQHSGGRFRDSPPEKNATEANTDGGEDKPAENATSSPKNTPSAMDTDVANEHTSDIEEGILLDSEDEDGLPKGISLLDLKGRAEGTPPDGAFPL